Genomic DNA from Nonomuraea rubra:
TCCCCTACTCCGTCACGTCGAAGATCGTGGACTGGTGCCTGCGGGCGCCGGCCCTGACCTCGGCGACGCTGCTCACCCAGCGGGAGTACGCCCGCAAGCGCACCGGCGACTACGGCCGGTGGAGCCTGGTCACGGTGGAGTCGTGGCCGTGGTTCGACTGGCGGCTGGGCGACACGGTCGGCAGGGAGAGCTTCCGCCCGGTGCCGTCGGTCGACTCGGCGATCCTGCGCCTGGAGCGCAGGCCGGAGCCGCTGGTGCAGGACCGCCGCTCCTACCAGGAGCTGGTGGAGCTGGGCTTCGGCGGGGTGGGCGGCTCGGTGCGGGCCTCGCTGAAGCCCCGCTACGACGGCGTGGACGCCGCGCTGGCGGCGGCCGGGGTGGCCCGCGACGCCGTCGTGGGCCACGTCCACCCTGACCAGTGGGTCACGTTGTGGGGGCGCCTATGCCGGTGACCTGACGCGGGAGGGACGACCGCGCCCCCGGGGCCGCCGCGATGTGGCGGTCCCACGGCATGGCCAGCAGGAGGATCGGCAGCAGCACGATCGACGCCCGCGACCAGTACGTGTGCTGCAGCCACCACCCGTTGACGTCGAACTGCGTCATGACGAGGTAGCCGTAACCCGACCACAACGAGACGCCGATGATGGCCGGCCAGGCGAACCGGGTGGGCCTGGCCACCAGGAACGGCATGAACCACAGCAGGTACTGGGCGCCGAGCCGGGGCGTCACGACCATGAAGATGAGCAGGATGGCCGTGGTCATGTCGATCGGGTCGGCCCGGCGCCACCAGAGGACGGCGAGGATGACGCAGACGTAGATGAGGTTGGTGCCGAACGAGGCCATCTCGGGCTCCAGGGACCAGCTGCCCTCGGTGAACCACGGCGTCCAGCCCCATTCGCCCACGATGGGCCGGATGTCGCGGATGGTGTCGATGACCGCCGGGAGCTGGTTGATCGACGTGCCCGCGAAGATCGGCAGCGTCACGAAGAAGAAGATCGGGACCAGGCCGGTGGTGAACAGGGCGGCGATCCGGGCGCGCAGGTTCGGCAGGAGCAGCAGGAAGCCGGGGATCAGCCAGATCGGCCAGCTCTTGGCGCACAGTGCCAGGCCCATGAGCACGCCGGCCAGCAGACCGCGCTTGAGGTGGGCCCGGTCGCCGGGGCCGGGCAGCAGCGCCCGGTGCAGCATGCCGCCGCGGCCGATCACCCGGGGCACGGAGGCCCGCACGCCGTACGCGGCCACGCCCGCGCGCACCTTGGCCACCACGTCGGTGACCAGGCCCGGCCTGTCGGGGTCGCCGGGGCCCCTGGCCACCACGAACGCGGCCACGCCGAACACCAGCGCGACGGGCTCCACCTGGCCATGGACGGAGGCGATGAGCACGGCGAGCGGGTTGAGCGCGTACTGCAGGGCGCGCAGCGACGCCTTGGGGCCGCCGGCCAGCTTGGCGACGAGCGGGATGAGCACGATGTCGGCGACCACGGTGACCAGGCGGCCGGCGTACTCCCACGGGATGCCCAGCCACAGCAGGATGCCGTACACGTACGGGATGGTCGGCAGGAAGTGCCAGCCACCCTCGCTCGCGAGCACGGGGTCCTCGCCCCGCAGCACGGCCTCGCCCGCGGGCTTGAAACTCTCGACGAAGTCGACCGGCTGCCAGCTGTCGATGGCCGAGGTGTACATGATGAGCACGCGGACGGCGACGCCCACGAGGATCGCGACCGCGAGATGCGGACGCCAATCACGCCATTGAGCGACAAGGGCGAGCACGACACCGGCGACGAGGACGATCCCCGTGAGAACTGCGTAATCCATGGCGGCCTCTAGCCTGCCGTAACCAGAGGACTACTGCCACCAGGGCTTCCAATTCTTATCCCCGACATGCCGACACGTATCCCGATACGACATCACCGTCTGTGTTGAACTTTTTCCATGGGGGGATCGCAGGTCAACCAGGCACTGGTCAGGCTCTACTTCGAGGTGAGAGATGGGTTGCGCGACCCGGTCGCGGCCTGGGCGAAACTCACAGGGAACTCACAGCTCTACCAGCGCGCCCGCGGCGAGCGGCGGGTGCCGCTGGACGACGCGACGGCCGCGGAGCTGACGGCGGCGGCGATGGCGTACACGGCGGCCTGTCACGGGGCCGAGCAGGTGGCGGCACTGGCCACCTCGCCGCTGGCGCGGGTGGTCGGCGGGCTCGGCGGCGCGGTGCTGACCGAGCACCCGTGCGCGCCCGAGCAGGTGCTGGGGCCCCGGTTCGCGGGCCCGGGGGCCGACGACTGGGCGCGAGCGGCGCACGTGCTGCTGTGGGGCGAGAACAACCGGCTCGTCCGGACGGCGGACACGCCGTGGGTGATCGCCGGGCGGTACAAGGGGCAGAAGGTGGTCGCGATCGGCACGCACCCGACGCGGCTGTCCGACGAGACGCTGGTGGTGCGGCCCGGCACGGACGGGGCGCTGGCGATGGCCATGGGGCACGTGCTGCTCAAGGAGTTCTTCCTGGACAGGACGCCGTTCGCCGCGCACGCCATGGAGCGCACCGATCTGCCGTTCCTGGTGCGGCTGCGGGAGCGCGAGTCGGGGTACGTGCCCGGCGGGCTGACCGGCGGCGCGTACGGGCGGCTCAGCCTGTACGGGGCGGAGGCCGTGGAGGTCCTGCTGCCGCGCTTCGACTACGGGCCCGGGGTGCTGCGGCGCGGCGTGCCGGTGCTGCGGGACGGCGGCGAGCTGGTGACGACCGTGTTCGATCTGCTGCTGGCCGCCTACGGGGTGGCGCGGCCCGGGCTGCCGGGCGTGTGGCCAGGCGGGTACGAGGACCGCGCGGAGCCGTACACGCCCGCCTGGCAGGAGGCGTACACGGGGGTGGCCGCGTCGCGGGCGCTGAAGACGGCGCGGGAGCTGGGGGTGACGGCGGAGAAGACCGGTGGCCGGTGCGTGATCGTGCCGGGACGGCTGGAGACGCCGCACGCCGACACCGCCTACCGGGCGATGCTGGCGTTGCTGGTGCTGACCGGGTGCGGCGGCGGGTGGGCGCAGGCGGGGCAGGAGGGGATCCCGCTGGTGCCGTACCTGTGCCTGCACGCGTGCGGCGAGGACCGCTCCGACGTGGGCGCGCTGAGCTGGGCGCTGGCGGAGGGCCTGTTCGCGCGCAGGTCGGCGCGCTCGGTGCTGCTGGAGGCGGTGGCGGACGGCTGGCCGATGGCACCGCCGCCGCGCGTGCTGGCGCTGCCGCGGCCCATCTACCCGCTGCCGCCGGGCGTGGACCTGCTGATCGGGCCGGACGAGCACTGCGACCTGTCGCCGCCCGACCCCGAGCTGGTGGCCGCCGCGCTGGCCAGGATGGCCGGCGGGACACCCCCGGCCGAGGCCGGCGGCGCGGCCGCGGCCGGGCGGATGCGGCTGCTGGTGGATCACGCCTGGATGCACGAGTACGGCGAGGCGCTGCCCACCTACCGCCCGCCCGGCCTGGGCCTGCCGGTCAAGCCGACGCAACTGGTCAGGTGAGCCTGTCCAGGTACGCCCGATGGTTACGGGAGAACTCGTGCCCGTTGTACCGGTCCCAGTTGATCGACCAGGTCATCAGCCCGCGCAGGTTCGGGTAGACCCCGCGCGGCCGGTACGTCCCGCAGTTGCTCCCCTTGGCCAGGCAGTCGAACGCCTTCTGCACCTCCGCGACGCTGGTGAACCCGTTGCCCGCGTTGACCGAGGCGGGCAGCCCGATGGCCACCTGCTCCTGGCGCAGCGGCGGGAACACGTTGGCCGGGTTGCCCATGATCGGGAAGCCGGCCAGCAGCATGTCCGTCATGGCCACGTGGAAGTCGTGCCCGCCCATCGTGTGGTACTGGTCGTCGAGGCCCTTGATCGGGCCCGAGTTGTAGTCCTGCACGTGGAGCAGGGTCAGGTCGTCGCGCATGGCGTGGATGACGGGCAGGTAGGAGGCGCTCCTGTTGTCGGCCGCGCCGTTCGGGCCGGGGCCGTAGAACTGGTAGCCGAGCTGGACGAAGAACGTCTCCGGGGCCATGGTCAGCGTGAACTTCGCGCCGTAGCGGCTCTTGAGCGTCTTCAGCGCGGAGATGAGGTTGACGATGACCGGGGTGGTGGGGGCGGCGAGGTTCGTGTCGCCGGGGTCGAGGTAGAGGGAGTGGCCCTCGAAGTCGATGTCCAGGCCGTCGAGGCCGTACCTGTCGATGATCGCGGAGACCGACTCGACGAACTTGTCGCGGGCCGCCGTCGTGGTGAGCTGCACCTGGCCGTTCTGGCCGCCGATCGAGATCTGCACCTTCTTGCCCTGGGCCTGCTTCGCCCTGATGGCGGCGACGAAGTCGGCCTCGGGCTCGACGTTGGGGCACTCGGCGGCCGGGCACTGGCGGAACCTGATGTCGCCGGAGGTGACGGTGGTGGGCTCGCCGAAGGCGAGGTTGATGACGTCCCACTCGTTCGGCACGTCGCTCATCCGGATGTATCCGGATCCGTTGGCGAACGAGGCGTGCAGGTAGCCGACCAGGACCCGCTTCGGCAGGTCACCTCCTGGACCGCCGCCGCCGCTGGTCGTGGTGCCGGTGACCGGGGCGGAGTAGGCCGAGCAGTTGCCGGCGGCGTCGCAGGCCCTGACGCGGAAGGAGTAGGACGTCTGCGCGGTCAGGCCGGTCGCGGTGTGGCCGGTTCCGGACACCGCCGTCGGGGTGCCGCTGTTCCTGGACACCTCGTAGCGGGTCACGCCGGCGTTGTCGGTCGAGGCCGACCAGGACACGTTCAGGCTGGAGGCGGTCGCGCCGCCGACCGTCACGTTGCCGGGCACGGTCGGCGCCTGCGTGTCAGGGGTGCCGCCGGGGCCGTCGAGCACCACGTCGTCGGCCAGGTAGGCCCCTTGCCCGTACCAGCCGTTGACGTGGATCGTCACCGACGTGGTGGACGCGCCCGTGGTGAAGGACGTCCTGAGCTGGCTCCACTGACTGCCGGGAGCGCCCCACGTGCTGGCGTTGACGCCTGTTCCCGTCGCACCCAGAAAGACGTAATTGCCTTGCACCCAGGCCGAGAGCTGGTAGGTCGTGTTCGGCTGGACGGTGACCGCCTGCTGGCAGCGGGCCAGGTCGTTGCCCTGCGGAGTCGCCTGCAGCGCACGGGTGCCGCCGTGCACGGGGGACGACACGGCCTGGGCTCCCGAGCAGGTCCAGCCGGTCAGGCCGTCCTCGAAGCCCGGATTTATCGCGATATTGGCGGCGAAAGCGGGAGAGGCGTGGAGGGCGAGGAGGGCGGCGGCGAGCAGGACCGCCGGGGCTCGGAGTTTCATGGGTTTCCTCACTGCGGCCCACCCCCCGGGGTCGGGGGGCGGGCCGCTCAGCGGGTCAGAAGCCCGCGGTGATGCGGGTGAACTCCCAGTCGGACTGCGCGATGCCGCTGCAGTTCGAGACCACGCCGCCGCCGGGGCAGGGGCGGTCGCGGTTGACGGCCCAGTAGGCGAGCCTGGTCAGGCCCTTGGAGTTGGCCCAGTCGCGGATCTGGGTCCAGGTGCCGGGAGAGGTCAGCTCCTGCTGGTCGGACAGGCCGTTCATGCCGGAGATGCCCATGTGCGCGTACGCCTGGGCGTCGGTCCAGCCGTACGCGCTCTTGAGGGCGTTCTTCAGGCCCTCGGAGGCGTTGACGGTGTCCTGGTAGATGTTGGAGCTGCCGAAGTCGAACGGCATGATCGTGAAGTTGTCGATCGGCACGGCCAGCGCCCTGGCCTGGTTGATGAGGCGGATGCCGTGGCTGTTCGGGCCGGTCCTCGTGGTGCCGAAGGTGACGACGACCTTGACGTTCGGGTTGTTCTGCTTGACGATCTTGAGCCCGTTCAGGATGCGGTCCTGGACGGTGTAGTTCTCGAACTCGTCGGTGTTCTCGATGTCGAAGTCGACGACGGCCGGGCCGACGGCGTTGATGACCTGCTGCACCGCGTTGGCGTACGCCTGCGGGGTGCTGCAGTTGGGGCCGAGCTTGTTGCCCGACCAGCCGCCGAAGGAGATCTGGACGCTGCCGCCCTTCGACTTGATCGTGTTGATCGCCTGCTGGTCGGCGCCGCCGGTCAGCGCGCGCTGGCCGTCCCAGGCCGGGGTGCAGCCGCCGCTGGACAGGATGAACGCCATCGTGAACGACTTCACGCCGGTCGCGTCCATGACCGTGCCGGGGTTGGGCGGGTTGCCCCAGCCCATGTAGAGGTACGGGGCGCCGGGCATCCGGGTGGGGTTCGGGTTGCCGCCGCCGGTGGAGGTGGTGGCGGTGACGGAGTTGCTGACGCCGGACAGGTTGCCTGCCGCGTCGCGGGCCCGGACGGTGTAGGTGTAGCTGGTGCTCGCGGCGCGGCCGGTGTCGGTGAAGGAGGTGCCGGTCGCGGTCGTGACGAGGGTGCCGCCGCGGTAGACGTTGTAGCCGGTGACGCCCACGTTGTCGCTGGAGGCGTTCCAGGCCAGGGAGACGCTGCTGGAGGTGACGCCGGTCGAGCGGAGGTTGCCGGGCACGGACGGCGCCGTGGTGTCGTTGCCCCCGCCGCCCGATCCCTGCTTCCACAGGGCGGGTACGTTCGGCGGCTCCCAGCCGGGCTGGGAGGTGTGGGCCTGCAGGCACACGTAGTCCACGCCGTTGTAGGTGACGACCGCGCCGGTGGCGTAGGAGGTCCACGGCGCCCAGGCCGCGGCCAGCTGCTGTACCGCGCCGTACGCCGCGGGGGCGGAGGCGGTGAGCCCGGCGCCGGTCAGCGCGAGGGCCAGGCCGGCCACCCAGGCGATGAGTCTGCTGCGAAATTTCATGGCATTCCCTGGAGGTGGGGCTTGACGGTCTTGGAGAACTGCCAGTTGTTGCTCGCGTCCCAGTTGATGGACCAGGTCATCGCGCCCCTGATGTCCGGGTAGGCGCGCGGTGGCACGAAGGTCCCGCAGCTGGTGCGCTTGGCCAGGCAGTCGAGTGCCTGGTTGACGAGGGACGGCGCGACGACACCGCCGCCCGCGGCGCCGGGGCCGGCGGGCAGGCCCAGGGCCACCTGGTCGGGGCGCAGGCCGTTCTCCAGCTGGATGCAGGCCAGGGCGGTCATGAAGTTGACCGACCCCTGCCCGTACGCCTGGGCCTGGTCGCAGCCGAGCATGGAGCCGGAGTTGTAGAACTGCGTGTGGACGACCGTGAGGATGTCCTTGATGGACAGGGCGAGCTTGAAGTACTCCATCCCGGTCGACTGCATGTCGATGGTCTGCGGGGCCATCGTGATGATCAGGTCGGAGCCGGCCTTGGCGCGCAACGACCTGAGCGCCTGGGCCATGTAGGTGGCGTTGAGGCCGTTCTCGAGGTCGATGTCCACGCCGTCGAAGCCGTAGCTCTGCATGAGCGCGTACACCGAGTCGGCGAACCGCGTGGCCGCGGCGGCGCTGGCGACCTGCACCCGGCCGGCCTCGCCGCCGACCGACAGGATCACCTTCTTGCCGCGCTGGTGAAGGGCGGCGACGTCGGCCCTGAACTGGGCGTCGGTGTAGCCGCCGACGGCCGTGGCGAGCCCCGGGTCGACCGAGAAGACGACCTCTCCGGCGTTGGCCGTGGCCTCGCCGAAGGCGATCGCGACGAGGTCGTACTCGTTCGGCACGGCGGAGAGCTTGAGCTCGACGGCGGGGTTGACGAAGTTGTGCCAGTAGCCGGTGAGGAAGTGCCTGGGCAGGGTCCCGCCGCCGCCGGTGCAGCCGGTGGTGGTGGCGGTGGCGTCCCGGCCGGGCGACTCGCCCTGCGCGTTGTACGCCTTGACCGTGTAGGTGTGCGTCTCGCACGCGGCGAGCCCGCTGATCGTGGCCGTGGTGCCGGTGGTGGTGGCCTTGACGGCCGTGCCCTCGTAGACGCGGTAGCCGGTCACCGTGCCGCCGGCCGCGCCCCAGCTCAGGGTGATCGCGCTGCCGGTCGTGGTGGCGGTGACGGCTCCCGGCGCGCCGGGCACGCCGGGCTGGGTGCCGCCGCCGCAGGAGGAGCCGTTCAGCGTGCAGCCGGTGATGCCGGGGAAGTTGCCGGGGCTGCCGTTGAAGCCGAAGCTGGCGCTGGCCCCCGGCGCGAGCGGGGAGGCCCAGCTCGGGTTGGTGAACATGTAGTGCTGGCCGTTCCTGGTCATCACCGCGTCCCAGGCGGAGGGGATGGTGAAGCCGGACGGCACGTCGAACTGGACGTTCCAGCTCGGCAGGGCGGTGGTGGTGCCGTTGGTGACGGTGACCTTGCCTTCGAAGCCGGAGCCCCAGTCGGCGACCTTGACGAAGGTCGCGGTGGCGGAGGCGGCGTGAGCAGGCAGGGCTTGGAGGCCGAGTGCGAGGGTCGCTAGCGCTAAGACGATCGCGCGTAGTCTCACGGTTCTTCCTTTGGAGGTGTGCGTGCCGTACGGCTTGCACCGGGGGGTGAGAGCGCAAGCCGTACGGCACGGCCCGCGGAGGTGAAACACGGGCCTTGGGGGGTGTCGGCGCGACTAACCTTGCAGCGGTTGTTAGGTTTTGTCCGATTGATGATTACTTTTAGGAAAGTTTCCTAAGAGTTGTCGCGATCGTAGCTTTGACAACGGAGGCTTACAAGACCCAAACACGACTCCGCCGCACGGGGGCCGGAATCCCGTGCGGCGGAGTGGTGGTGGCGGGTTACGGTTGCTGGGTGATCCGGACGTCGTCCACGCCGGCCTCGACCAGGGAGGCCCCCGAGGCGTCGGCGGCGTCGACCACGATGCGGACGGTCTGGCCGGCGAACGCGTTCAGGCTCGACGAGGCCGTGGCCCACGAGCCGTTGCGGTTCGAGGCGGCGCCCGCCTGGTTGAACACCGTGGCGGTCGTGCTCCCCACCACGCGGACCCGGAGGTAGTCGGCGCTGGAGGCGTTCGAGCCGTGCGCCAGGTACCACGAGAACGACAGGTTCAGCGCGCCCGTGGACGGCAGCGTGATCGGCGGCGACTGGATCGAGGTGGTGCCACCGTCGATGTCGTACGCACCTGCCGAGGAGCCCGCCAGCCGGCCCGTGACCAGGTCGTTCGTGCCGCTGACCGTGGTGCCGAGCTGCTTGGCGCCGCTGGACGTGGTGGCCTCCGGGTCACCGCGCTCCCACTGGCCGAGGGTGGCGGTGTCGGTGGCGGCCGGGTTCGCGGTCCAGCCCGTGGCCGTCTCGAACGTGTCCGACCAGACGGTGATCGGCGGGTTGCCGGTGCCGCAGTACTGGGCCTCCTTGCCGATGATGCGGTAGACGCAGTCGGAGTACTCCAGGAAGCGCAGCACCGCCTCCCTGTTGCGGGTCGTCTGGGGGACGATCTGCTCGTCCGGCGGGTAGAAGCCCGGGCTCGAACCGGTCGGGTACATCTCGAAGGTGAAGCTGAAGATCTTGTAGACGCCCCACATCCAGTCGTCGATGGTGCCGTCGGTGATGTAGAGGTCGCTGGCCTGCTCGGGCGTGTACCCGTTGGTGGAGGCCATGTTCTGGCCGAGGGTGGCGTGCGCGTCCCGGTCGTCCTGGGTCAGGCCGGGGGCGGTGTCGTTGAAGGTGTAGCCGTAGGGCCACAGGATCAGCTCGCTGTAGGTGTGCCAGTCGATGTGCGACTTGATCTGCTGGACGCCGCCGACCACGCGGCTGCGCACCCAGTTGGCCGCCGCCCTGACCTCGGGCGCCGACTCGGCGCTCGCGCCCCGGTACGTCTCGCTGGACGTCGAGCCCGAGGAGCCGCCGCAGCAGCCCCAGTTGTAGGCCCAGTTGCGGTTCATGTCGGTGCCGACGGCCGACGAGCCGGAGTTGGGCTGGCGGTTCTTGCGCCAGGAGCGGTAGCTGCCGGTGGCGATGTCGTACTCGCCGCCGTCCGGGTTCATGTCGGGCATGATCCAGATCTCCCTGGTGTTCACCAGGTTCGTGATCCGCGCGTCGCTGCCGTAGTTGTCGGTGAGCAGGTGCATGATGTACAGCGCCATCTCGACCGTGAGGTGCTCGCGGGCGTGCTGGTGCGCGGTGAACAGGACCTCGGTCTCGTTCTCGTCCGTGCCCACGTTGTCGCTGATCTTGATCAGGCGCAGGTTCCTGCCCTC
This window encodes:
- a CDS encoding M14 family zinc carboxypeptidase, whose protein sequence is MKRRLVILMAALSLICLTGMTGAGATAEPPPNKQYRVSGPADARQRSAVAATGAAIEEVATDSVLVTATEAEVSAIRRLGYRVAEVPRPTPPSADAFDFPPADSQYHNYAEMNAEINALVAAHPTIMSQSNYGTSYEGRNLRLIKISDNVGTDENETEVLFTAHQHAREHLTVEMALYIMHLLTDNYGSDARITNLVNTREIWIMPDMNPDGGEYDIATGSYRSWRKNRQPNSGSSAVGTDMNRNWAYNWGCCGGSSGSTSSETYRGASAESAPEVRAAANWVRSRVVGGVQQIKSHIDWHTYSELILWPYGYTFNDTAPGLTQDDRDAHATLGQNMASTNGYTPEQASDLYITDGTIDDWMWGVYKIFSFTFEMYPTGSSPGFYPPDEQIVPQTTRNREAVLRFLEYSDCVYRIIGKEAQYCGTGNPPITVWSDTFETATGWTANPAATDTATLGQWERGDPEATTSSGAKQLGTTVSGTNDLVTGRLAGSSAGAYDIDGGTTSIQSPPITLPSTGALNLSFSWYLAHGSNASSADYLRVRVVGSTTATVFNQAGAASNRNGSWATASSSLNAFAGQTVRIVVDAADASGASLVEAGVDDVRITQQP
- a CDS encoding carbohydrate-binding protein; protein product: MKFRSRLIAWVAGLALALTGAGLTASAPAAYGAVQQLAAAWAPWTSYATGAVVTYNGVDYVCLQAHTSQPGWEPPNVPALWKQGSGGGGNDTTAPSVPGNLRSTGVTSSSVSLAWNASSDNVGVTGYNVYRGGTLVTTATGTSFTDTGRAASTSYTYTVRARDAAGNLSGVSNSVTATTSTGGGNPNPTRMPGAPYLYMGWGNPPNPGTVMDATGVKSFTMAFILSSGGCTPAWDGQRALTGGADQQAINTIKSKGGSVQISFGGWSGNKLGPNCSTPQAYANAVQQVINAVGPAVVDFDIENTDEFENYTVQDRILNGLKIVKQNNPNVKVVVTFGTTRTGPNSHGIRLINQARALAVPIDNFTIMPFDFGSSNIYQDTVNASEGLKNALKSAYGWTDAQAYAHMGISGMNGLSDQQELTSPGTWTQIRDWANSKGLTRLAYWAVNRDRPCPGGGVVSNCSGIAQSDWEFTRITAGF
- a CDS encoding molybdopterin-dependent oxidoreductase — its product is MGGSQVNQALVRLYFEVRDGLRDPVAAWAKLTGNSQLYQRARGERRVPLDDATAAELTAAAMAYTAACHGAEQVAALATSPLARVVGGLGGAVLTEHPCAPEQVLGPRFAGPGADDWARAAHVLLWGENNRLVRTADTPWVIAGRYKGQKVVAIGTHPTRLSDETLVVRPGTDGALAMAMGHVLLKEFFLDRTPFAAHAMERTDLPFLVRLRERESGYVPGGLTGGAYGRLSLYGAEAVEVLLPRFDYGPGVLRRGVPVLRDGGELVTTVFDLLLAAYGVARPGLPGVWPGGYEDRAEPYTPAWQEAYTGVAASRALKTARELGVTAEKTGGRCVIVPGRLETPHADTAYRAMLALLVLTGCGGGWAQAGQEGIPLVPYLCLHACGEDRSDVGALSWALAEGLFARRSARSVLLEAVADGWPMAPPPRVLALPRPIYPLPPGVDLLIGPDEHCDLSPPDPELVAAALARMAGGTPPAEAGGAAAAGRMRLLVDHAWMHEYGEALPTYRPPGLGLPVKPTQLVR
- a CDS encoding chitinase, which produces MKLRAPAVLLAAALLALHASPAFAANIAINPGFEDGLTGWTCSGAQAVSSPVHGGTRALQATPQGNDLARCQQAVTVQPNTTYQLSAWVQGNYVFLGATGTGVNASTWGAPGSQWSQLRTSFTTGASTTSVTIHVNGWYGQGAYLADDVVLDGPGGTPDTQAPTVPGNVTVGGATASSLNVSWSASTDNAGVTRYEVSRNSGTPTAVSGTGHTATGLTAQTSYSFRVRACDAAGNCSAYSAPVTGTTTSGGGGPGGDLPKRVLVGYLHASFANGSGYIRMSDVPNEWDVINLAFGEPTTVTSGDIRFRQCPAAECPNVEPEADFVAAIRAKQAQGKKVQISIGGQNGQVQLTTTAARDKFVESVSAIIDRYGLDGLDIDFEGHSLYLDPGDTNLAAPTTPVIVNLISALKTLKSRYGAKFTLTMAPETFFVQLGYQFYGPGPNGAADNRSASYLPVIHAMRDDLTLLHVQDYNSGPIKGLDDQYHTMGGHDFHVAMTDMLLAGFPIMGNPANVFPPLRQEQVAIGLPASVNAGNGFTSVAEVQKAFDCLAKGSNCGTYRPRGVYPNLRGLMTWSINWDRYNGHEFSRNHRAYLDRLT
- a CDS encoding chitinase, with the protein product MRLRAIVLALATLALGLQALPAHAASATATFVKVADWGSGFEGKVTVTNGTTTALPSWNVQFDVPSGFTIPSAWDAVMTRNGQHYMFTNPSWASPLAPGASASFGFNGSPGNFPGITGCTLNGSSCGGGTQPGVPGAPGAVTATTTGSAITLSWGAAGGTVTGYRVYEGTAVKATTTGTTATISGLAACETHTYTVKAYNAQGESPGRDATATTTGCTGGGGTLPRHFLTGYWHNFVNPAVELKLSAVPNEYDLVAIAFGEATANAGEVVFSVDPGLATAVGGYTDAQFRADVAALHQRGKKVILSVGGEAGRVQVASAAAATRFADSVYALMQSYGFDGVDIDLENGLNATYMAQALRSLRAKAGSDLIITMAPQTIDMQSTGMEYFKLALSIKDILTVVHTQFYNSGSMLGCDQAQAYGQGSVNFMTALACIQLENGLRPDQVALGLPAGPGAAGGGVVAPSLVNQALDCLAKRTSCGTFVPPRAYPDIRGAMTWSINWDASNNWQFSKTVKPHLQGMP
- the erm gene encoding ErmE/ErmH/ErmO/ErmR family 23S rRNA (adenine(2058)-N(6))-methyltransferase, encoding MSQNFLVDRHAVDLMIKAAAPEGLVLEPGPGEGVLTLALAEAGARVIGYELDPRLAGRLASRTRGDSRIDVVRGDFTTARAPREPFAVVGNIPYSVTSKIVDWCLRAPALTSATLLTQREYARKRTGDYGRWSLVTVESWPWFDWRLGDTVGRESFRPVPSVDSAILRLERRPEPLVQDRRSYQELVELGFGGVGGSVRASLKPRYDGVDAALAAAGVARDAVVGHVHPDQWVTLWGRLCR